In Flavobacterium sp. CS20, a single window of DNA contains:
- a CDS encoding PIN domain-containing protein, producing MIHSVKFIAVLDTNVVYPLEVRDLLFWFAYYDLFTPKWSKHIFDEWKSVMFRKNISEKEANKRIRKANLAFPYAFVKNYSGLINALSLPDKDDCHVLAARH from the coding sequence ATGATTCATAGTGTGAAATTTATTGCCGTATTAGACACAAATGTTGTTTATCCCTTAGAAGTGAGAGATTTGCTTTTTTGGTTCGCTTATTATGATTTGTTCACACCCAAATGGAGTAAACACATTTTTGACGAATGGAAAAGTGTTATGTTTAGAAAAAATATTTCAGAGAAAGAGGCTAATAAAAGAATTAGAAAAGCAAATTTAGCTTTTCCGTATGCATTTGTTAAAAACTATTCAGGCTTGATAAATGCCTTATCACTTCCTGACAAAGATGATTGCCATGTTTTAGCTGCACGCCATTAA
- a CDS encoding helix-turn-helix domain-containing protein has translation MKNIGQKIKSIRNQKGLSQEEPADRAKVNLRTIQRIENAESEPRGKTLQLICNVLEVNIEDILDYGKQTNHNFLVVFHLSVLSFLVIPMGNIILPLILWMNKKDKIIGLHTIGANLLNFQMVWTVVSFLSIITFALFKILHYGNYEYFFYVFAGLYVLNIVLPIIFAVKANKGQTQIYYPKLIKFVK, from the coding sequence ATGAAAAATATAGGACAAAAAATCAAAAGCATTCGTAACCAAAAAGGACTTTCACAAGAAGAACCTGCCGACCGAGCAAAAGTTAATTTAAGAACCATTCAACGCATAGAAAATGCCGAGAGCGAACCACGCGGTAAAACCCTGCAATTAATCTGTAATGTTCTGGAGGTCAATATTGAAGATATTTTAGATTATGGGAAACAAACCAATCATAATTTCTTAGTCGTTTTTCATTTGTCTGTTTTGAGTTTTCTTGTTATTCCTATGGGGAATATTATTCTTCCTCTCATACTGTGGATGAATAAAAAAGATAAAATTATCGGACTTCACACTATAGGAGCCAATCTATTAAACTTTCAGATGGTTTGGACTGTTGTTTCTTTTTTATCAATCATAACATTTGCTCTATTCAAAATTTTGCATTACGGAAATTATGAGTATTTCTTTTACGTATTTGCAGGGCTTTATGTTTTGAACATAGTTTTACCTATAATTTTTGCAGTCAAAGCCAATAAAGGGCAAACCCAAATATATTATCCTAAATTGATAAAGTTTGTGAAGTAG
- a CDS encoding diphosphomevalonate/mevalonate 3,5-bisphosphate decarboxylase family protein: MFKPKEITKVIDNISIGYSAPSNIALIKYWGKYPIQIPANPSISFTLQNCKTETFIEAKKKTKPTNTFDIEVLVDGKIREDFKPKILKFFERVEPYFSFLKTYFFKIKTHNTFPHSSGIASSASGFATLASCLVRLEQLLSENETENLDVQKTSFVARLGSGSATRSLSGPMMLWGKHKNIENSQDEFAIPHTDIADVFKTYQDVILLVDKGQKQVSSSIGHELMQNHPFAKSRFEQAYKNMSALIEILNNGDLDKFISITENEALSLHAMMMSSQPYYILIKPKTLNIIEQVWEFRKSTKIPLSFTLDAGANVHLLFPKSHKERVLEFINTSLIGYCQNEQYICDNIGQGVIPLS, encoded by the coding sequence GTGTTTAAACCTAAAGAAATTACAAAAGTTATTGACAACATTAGCATAGGCTATTCTGCACCAAGCAATATTGCTTTAATTAAATATTGGGGAAAATATCCAATACAAATTCCAGCTAATCCATCTATCAGTTTTACGCTTCAAAATTGTAAAACAGAAACATTTATAGAGGCTAAAAAAAAAACAAAGCCTACAAATACTTTCGATATAGAAGTTTTGGTTGATGGCAAAATACGGGAAGACTTTAAACCTAAAATTTTAAAGTTTTTTGAACGTGTTGAGCCTTATTTTTCATTTCTTAAAACCTACTTTTTTAAAATAAAAACTCATAATACATTCCCGCACAGTAGCGGTATTGCTTCTTCTGCAAGTGGTTTTGCAACTTTGGCTTCGTGTTTGGTTAGGCTTGAACAATTGCTTTCTGAAAATGAAACCGAAAATTTAGATGTTCAAAAAACATCTTTTGTTGCTAGGTTAGGTTCAGGAAGTGCTACAAGAAGTCTTTCAGGGCCAATGATGTTGTGGGGCAAGCATAAAAACATTGAAAACAGTCAAGATGAATTTGCCATTCCACATACTGATATTGCAGATGTTTTTAAGACCTATCAAGATGTTATACTTTTGGTAGATAAGGGTCAAAAGCAAGTCAGCAGTAGTATAGGTCATGAGCTAATGCAAAACCATCCTTTTGCAAAATCACGCTTTGAGCAAGCCTATAAAAACATGTCCGCTTTGATAGAAATTCTAAACAATGGTGATTTAGATAAATTTATTAGCATTACAGAAAATGAAGCTTTATCTTTACATGCTATGATGATGAGTAGCCAACCTTATTATATTTTAATAAAACCCAAGACTTTAAACATCATTGAACAGGTTTGGGAGTTTAGAAAATCCACCAAAATTCCGTTGAGCTTTACACTTGATGCGGGTGCTAACGTGCATCTGCTATTTCCTAAATCACACAAAGAGAGAGTTTTAGAATTTATTAATACAAGTTTAATTGGCTATTGTCAAAATGAACAGTATATTTGCGATAATATCGGTCAAGGTGTAATACCTTTATCATAA
- a CDS encoding helix-turn-helix domain-containing protein, producing the protein MELFKTINKPSKDEQKIAFSSYDTLISVINKIKTEHPIIEIEETEEKIKLPLNALKLLGNILKTMSEGKAFSLVPSATEVSTQKAAEVLGCSRPHLVKLLEKGELNYTKVGKHRRLKFEDVMDYKIQMKANQKQHIIDIMQSDEESELYDS; encoded by the coding sequence ATGGAACTGTTTAAGACTATAAATAAACCAAGCAAAGACGAACAAAAAATTGCTTTCTCTTCTTATGATACTTTAATTTCTGTTATTAATAAAATTAAAACAGAACATCCTATCATTGAAATAGAAGAGACTGAAGAAAAAATTAAGTTGCCCTTAAATGCTTTAAAATTATTAGGGAACATTTTGAAGACTATGAGCGAAGGTAAAGCATTCTCTTTAGTGCCTTCAGCCACAGAAGTCTCTACACAAAAAGCGGCGGAAGTTTTGGGTTGTTCAAGACCCCATTTAGTGAAACTATTAGAGAAAGGAGAACTCAACTATACAAAAGTCGGCAAACATCGTAGGCTAAAATTTGAAGATGTAATGGACTATAAGATACAAATGAAAGCAAACCAAAAACAACACATCATCGATATTATGCAGTCTGATGAAGAATCAGAATTGTATGATTCATAG
- a CDS encoding RecQ family ATP-dependent DNA helicase, which produces MKSAKREISKHSNCFAFTATADTATQDDILNQLNITTAQKHLASFDRANLYLEVRPGTKRLPQILEFLKNKPDESGIIYCLSRKGTESLADNLVNYGYDAQAYHAGLDSDERSQIQDDFVNDRTPIIVATIAFGMGIDKSNVRWVIHYNMPKNIESYYQEIGRSGRDGLPAHTLLFYSYSDVVKLRKFVDESANQEVQLAKLERMRQFAEALNCRRITLLNYFGEHTSEDCGNCDNCKTPPQFFDGTILAQKVCSAVYRLKQKEPITMLIDVLRGSRNAQVYDKAYQNIKTYGVARDVPWLDLQQYIIQMINQGILEIRFHEKGRLLLTPLAKKILFEGQKVKLARLQTQPKPQEVTDLPQQHSSGLFDELRQLRKQIAQEEQVPAYVVFSDASLKDMEKQLPQDGKDFLQVSGVGEAKNKKYGQRFLAVIKKYQKQKKSKSKQTKGLNSTHIETFNLLEKEHSVKDIAKKRELKEETIYNHLTRLHQAEKPIDLWQYIDKTEVESILKAKTELNLEEEALKPYYEYFEEKMPYWKIKMGLYLGEIESEIN; this is translated from the coding sequence ATTAAGTCAGCTAAAAGAGAAATATCCAAACATTCCAATTGCTTTGCTTTTACGGCTACTGCCGATACGGCAACACAAGATGATATTTTAAATCAGCTGAACATCACAACAGCCCAAAAACACTTAGCATCTTTTGATAGAGCAAACCTGTATTTAGAAGTCAGACCAGGCACCAAACGTTTACCACAAATTTTAGAGTTTTTAAAAAACAAACCTGATGAAAGTGGTATTATTTATTGTTTAAGCCGAAAAGGCACAGAAAGTTTAGCTGATAATTTGGTCAATTACGGTTATGATGCACAAGCCTATCACGCAGGTTTAGACTCTGATGAACGCAGTCAAATTCAGGATGATTTTGTCAACGACCGCACACCGATTATCGTGGCTACCATCGCCTTTGGAATGGGCATTGATAAAAGCAATGTGCGTTGGGTGATTCACTACAATATGCCCAAAAATATAGAAAGTTATTACCAAGAAATTGGTCGAAGTGGTCGCGATGGTTTGCCAGCTCATACGTTGCTTTTTTACAGTTATTCCGACGTTGTAAAACTCAGAAAATTTGTTGATGAGTCTGCAAATCAAGAAGTTCAGTTGGCAAAACTTGAACGCATGCGACAATTTGCTGAGGCTTTGAATTGTCGGCGAATTACATTATTGAATTATTTTGGCGAGCATACCTCTGAAGATTGTGGAAATTGTGATAATTGCAAAACGCCACCCCAATTTTTTGACGGCACTATTTTAGCTCAAAAAGTTTGTTCAGCAGTATATCGACTCAAACAAAAAGAGCCCATAACTATGTTAATTGATGTGTTGCGAGGCTCAAGAAATGCTCAGGTTTATGACAAAGCTTATCAAAACATCAAAACTTATGGCGTAGCCAGAGATGTGCCTTGGTTAGACCTTCAACAATACATCATCCAAATGATAAATCAAGGAATTCTTGAAATTCGCTTTCACGAAAAAGGACGATTGCTATTGACACCTCTGGCTAAAAAAATACTGTTTGAAGGTCAAAAAGTGAAACTGGCAAGATTACAAACTCAACCCAAACCACAAGAAGTTACCGATTTACCTCAACAACATTCATCAGGTTTATTTGATGAATTGCGACAGTTGCGAAAACAAATTGCCCAAGAAGAGCAAGTGCCAGCTTATGTGGTGTTTAGCGATGCCAGTCTAAAAGATATGGAAAAGCAATTACCTCAAGACGGAAAAGATTTTTTACAAGTCAGTGGTGTTGGTGAAGCTAAAAACAAAAAATACGGACAACGGTTTTTAGCAGTAATCAAAAAATACCAAAAGCAAAAAAAATCAAAATCTAAACAGACTAAAGGTTTGAATTCAACTCATATCGAAACTTTTAATTTACTTGAAAAGGAACATTCTGTAAAAGACATTGCTAAAAAAAGAGAGCTCAAAGAAGAAACCATTTACAACCATTTGACCCGTTTGCACCAAGCAGAAAAACCGATTGACCTGTGGCAATATATCGACAAAACAGAAGTTGAAAGCATTTTGAAAGCCAAAACAGAATTAAACTTAGAAGAAGAAGCACTCAAACCCTATTACGAGTATTTTGAAGAAAAAATGCCGTATTGGAAAATTAAGATGGGCTTGTATTTGGGTGAAATTGAAAGCGAAATAAATTAA
- the ahcY gene encoding adenosylhomocysteinase codes for MSSKTTNYIPYKVKDISLAEWGRREIELAEAEMPGLMSLREECGAKKPLKGARIAGCLHMTIQTAVLIETLVELGAEVTWSSCNIFSTQDHAAAAIADAGIAVYAWKGMTEEEFNWCIEQTLFFGEERQPLNLILDDGGDLTNMVLDQFPELAEGIKGLSEETTTGVHRLYERMKNGTLPMPAINVNDSVTKSKFDNKYGCRESAVDAIRRATDLMLAGKQVVVCGYGDVGKGTATSFKGAGSIVTITEIDPICALQAAMDGFEVKRLENVLHKADIVITTTGNKDIVRGEHFKAMKDKAIVCNIGHFDNEIDVAWLKQNSDGPKVEIKPQVDKYTIDGKDIILLAEGRLVNLGCATGHPSFVMSNSFTNQTLAQIELWENEDKYKNEVYMLPKHLDEKVAELHLSRVGAELTKLKKDQADYIGVDVDGPFKPEYYRY; via the coding sequence ATGAGTTCAAAAACAACGAATTACATTCCTTATAAAGTAAAAGATATTTCACTGGCCGAATGGGGTCGCCGAGAAATTGAATTAGCCGAAGCAGAAATGCCAGGCTTAATGTCACTAAGAGAAGAGTGCGGTGCTAAAAAACCTTTGAAAGGTGCAAGAATTGCTGGTTGTCTTCATATGACCATTCAAACGGCAGTATTGATTGAAACATTAGTGGAACTCGGTGCTGAAGTCACTTGGAGCTCTTGTAATATTTTCTCTACACAAGATCACGCTGCAGCAGCCATTGCCGATGCTGGAATAGCAGTTTATGCCTGGAAAGGTATGACCGAAGAAGAATTTAACTGGTGTATCGAACAAACTTTATTTTTTGGCGAAGAGCGCCAACCGTTAAATCTAATTTTAGACGATGGTGGCGATTTAACCAATATGGTTTTAGATCAATTTCCCGAACTAGCCGAAGGCATCAAAGGTCTTTCTGAAGAAACTACCACAGGCGTTCACCGTTTGTACGAACGTATGAAAAATGGCACTTTACCAATGCCTGCCATCAACGTCAATGATAGTGTAACAAAATCTAAATTTGACAATAAATACGGTTGTCGTGAATCTGCAGTTGATGCTATTCGTCGTGCAACTGACCTTATGTTGGCTGGAAAACAAGTTGTGGTTTGTGGTTATGGCGATGTTGGTAAAGGCACAGCGACCTCTTTTAAAGGTGCAGGTTCAATTGTAACCATTACTGAAATCGACCCAATTTGTGCTTTACAAGCCGCTATGGATGGCTTTGAAGTCAAGCGTTTAGAAAACGTATTGCACAAAGCTGACATTGTGATTACCACAACAGGAAACAAAGATATTGTGCGTGGCGAACATTTTAAAGCCATGAAAGACAAAGCTATCGTCTGCAACATTGGGCATTTTGATAACGAAATTGATGTGGCTTGGTTAAAACAAAATAGCGATGGTCCTAAGGTAGAAATCAAACCACAGGTTGATAAATATACTATTGATGGCAAAGACATTATTCTATTGGCTGAAGGTCGATTAGTCAATTTAGGTTGTGCTACAGGTCATCCAAGTTTTGTGATGAGTAACTCGTTTACCAATCAAACTTTGGCTCAAATAGAGTTATGGGAGAACGAAGATAAATACAAAAATGAAGTCTATATGCTTCCCAAACATCTCGACGAAAAAGTTGCAGAATTGCACTTAAGTCGTGTTGGTGCAGAGCTTACAAAACTCAAAAAAGACCAAGCCGATTATATTGGCGTTGATGTTGATGGACCATTTAAGCCTGAGTATTATAGGTATTAA
- a CDS encoding thioredoxin domain-containing protein, with amino-acid sequence MLKNTLSQSSNPYLLQHKDNPVHWQEWNEQTLQLAKDQNKCLLISIGYSACHWCHVMAHECFESEEVATLMNTYFINVKIDREERPDIDQIYMDAAQILTGRGGWPLNVFALPDGRPFYAGTYFPKDSWIKILRNIAEAYKKQPETLIKTAKRLTDSIDSIDIFDTQVSTENHSEDELLKSYKSWYQHIDFEKGGINKSPKFPMPVVWDSLLEYFVTYKDEQALKVIDLTLNQMLEGGIYDWVGGGFSRYSVDENWFAPHFEKMLYDNAQLISLYADVYKVSHNQDYKKCIEETIWFLNADLKSNHLGYYSALDADSDDEEGLFYTWTFQELKQILNGDEFKLAESFFGLEPNGNWENQRNILAQKLPLQKLADTFKISSEQATKQLSDIKTKLKIERSRRKKPGLDNKLITAHNALMVKGLIKSYQALSDETYKELAFDLMQNLIKKSITNSSSVNRLMDNATPIGFLDDYAFFIEALLYSYEISFEIRYLKIAENLVEFCYNNFFDQDQHLFYYTEKSTQLIARKIESIDNVIPSSNAVMAENLWRLGHMLYNEKYIETAKQMLQKVKPLNKKYKLYFARWHKLNIAIHKGQIDVAITGPDALENLSKIQQHYWPFCNFCGGLTENLPLLQHKVKSHLNQIFICQNKTCSNAFNNAEKSIEALRKCYR; translated from the coding sequence ATGCTCAAAAACACGCTTTCTCAATCTTCAAATCCTTATTTGCTTCAACACAAAGATAATCCTGTACATTGGCAAGAATGGAATGAGCAAACACTTCAATTGGCTAAAGATCAAAACAAATGTTTGTTGATAAGCATAGGTTACTCAGCTTGTCATTGGTGTCATGTGATGGCTCATGAGTGTTTTGAAAGTGAAGAAGTGGCAACTTTGATGAACACCTATTTTATCAACGTAAAAATAGACCGAGAAGAGCGACCTGACATTGATCAAATTTATATGGATGCTGCACAAATCCTAACGGGTCGTGGTGGTTGGCCACTTAATGTTTTTGCACTACCTGATGGCAGACCTTTTTATGCAGGAACTTATTTTCCTAAGGACAGCTGGATAAAAATTTTAAGAAATATTGCTGAAGCCTATAAAAAGCAACCCGAAACCTTGATTAAAACCGCCAAAAGATTAACTGATAGCATTGATAGTATAGATATTTTTGACACCCAAGTTTCAACTGAAAATCATTCGGAAGATGAATTGTTAAAATCTTATAAATCTTGGTATCAACATATTGATTTTGAAAAAGGTGGAATCAATAAGTCCCCAAAATTTCCCATGCCTGTCGTTTGGGATAGTTTACTAGAATATTTTGTAACCTACAAAGATGAACAAGCTTTAAAGGTTATTGATTTAACTTTAAATCAAATGTTGGAAGGTGGCATCTATGATTGGGTTGGTGGTGGTTTTTCACGTTATAGTGTAGATGAAAATTGGTTTGCACCACATTTTGAAAAAATGCTTTACGACAATGCCCAATTGATTAGCCTCTATGCTGATGTTTATAAAGTTTCACACAATCAAGACTACAAAAAATGTATAGAAGAAACTATCTGGTTTTTGAATGCAGATTTAAAAAGTAATCATCTCGGTTATTATTCCGCTCTTGATGCTGATTCAGATGATGAAGAAGGCTTATTTTACACTTGGACGTTTCAGGAATTAAAGCAAATTTTAAACGGAGATGAATTTAAACTCGCCGAAAGCTTTTTTGGGCTTGAGCCTAACGGAAATTGGGAAAACCAAAGAAATATTTTAGCCCAAAAATTACCTTTACAAAAATTGGCTGATACATTTAAAATTTCATCTGAGCAAGCCACCAAGCAGTTATCAGATATTAAAACCAAACTTAAAATTGAAAGAAGTAGGCGTAAAAAACCTGGTTTAGACAACAAGTTAATAACAGCTCATAACGCCTTGATGGTTAAGGGTTTAATTAAATCTTACCAAGCCTTGTCAGACGAAACGTATAAAGAATTAGCTTTTGACCTTATGCAGAATCTTATTAAAAAAAGTATTACTAATTCCTCTTCTGTAAATCGTTTGATGGATAACGCTACACCAATAGGATTTTTAGACGACTATGCTTTTTTTATAGAAGCCTTATTGTATAGCTATGAGATCAGTTTTGAAATACGATATTTAAAAATTGCAGAAAACTTAGTAGAATTTTGCTACAACAATTTTTTTGACCAAGACCAACATCTTTTTTATTACACCGAAAAATCAACACAACTCATCGCTCGAAAAATAGAATCTATCGACAACGTTATACCATCTTCAAATGCTGTGATGGCCGAAAATCTATGGCGACTTGGGCATATGCTATACAATGAAAAGTATATTGAAACTGCCAAGCAAATGCTTCAAAAAGTCAAACCATTGAATAAAAAATACAAGCTTTATTTTGCTCGTTGGCACAAGCTCAATATTGCTATTCATAAAGGTCAAATTGATGTTGCTATAACTGGTCCTGATGCTTTAGAAAACCTTAGTAAAATACAACAACACTATTGGCCATTTTGTAATTTTTGTGGTGGCTTAACTGAAAATTTACCTCTGCTTCAACACAAAGTTAAATCACATCTAAATCAAATTTTTATTTGTCAAAACAAAACTTGCTCCAATGCTTTTAATAATGCTGAGAAAAGTATAGAAGCTTTAAGAAAATGCTATCGATAG
- a CDS encoding geranylgeranylglycerol-phosphate geranylgeranyltransferase → MSSSNKSIVYKLVGLFVNVRGYNILVIVLAQYLASIFIISPDYLSLRDVLFDLNLFLIVFCTSLVIASGYIINSFYDSEKDIINKPLKTYIDNTVSPQTKLSVYFILNFLSVILASYVSFRAVIFFSAYIFGIWIYSHKLKKITFLGNIIATLLAITPFFAVFVYFKNFEKVIFFHAIFLFLLILIREIVKDLENLSGDFALDYKTLPVKYGEKTTKIILSILIGLALISNLLLIKYFDLGYMDYYFYVSLIGFVILFLLIWNSNQKLQFTLIHNLLKLVIVVGVFSILLIDVDLVLKKIINF, encoded by the coding sequence ATGAGCAGTTCAAATAAGTCCATAGTTTATAAACTTGTAGGCTTGTTTGTTAATGTTAGAGGTTATAATATCTTAGTCATTGTCTTGGCACAATATTTAGCTTCAATATTTATTATTTCTCCAGACTATCTCTCTTTAAGAGATGTTTTATTTGACTTAAACTTATTTTTAATTGTGTTTTGTACAAGTTTAGTCATAGCTTCAGGTTACATCATAAATAGCTTTTATGACTCAGAAAAAGATATTATAAACAAACCTTTAAAAACCTATATAGACAATACCGTTAGCCCACAAACTAAGCTTTCGGTTTATTTTATTTTAAATTTTTTAAGCGTTATTCTGGCCAGTTATGTCTCTTTTAGGGCAGTAATTTTTTTTTCAGCTTATATTTTTGGGATTTGGATATATTCTCACAAACTAAAAAAAATTACTTTTTTAGGAAATATCATTGCGACTCTGTTAGCTATAACCCCTTTTTTTGCGGTTTTTGTGTATTTTAAAAATTTTGAGAAAGTGATTTTTTTTCATGCTATATTTTTGTTTTTACTCATTTTAATCAGAGAAATAGTAAAAGATTTAGAAAACTTAAGTGGCGATTTTGCTCTGGATTACAAAACTTTACCCGTAAAATATGGAGAAAAAACTACAAAAATAATATTGAGTATTCTCATTGGTTTAGCCCTGATAAGTAATCTATTGCTCATAAAATACTTTGATTTGGGCTATATGGACTACTATTTTTATGTCAGTTTAATCGGTTTTGTAATTTTATTTCTATTAATTTGGAACTCTAACCAAAAACTTCAATTTACCCTTATCCACAATTTGCTTAAACTGGTCATAGTTGTTGGTGTTTTTAGCATTTTACTTATTGATGTGGATTTGGTTTTAAAGAAAATTATTAATTTTTAA
- a CDS encoding mevalonate kinase has protein sequence MKGPLFYSKILLFGEYGIIKDSRGLSIPYNFYKGALKIDDLDSDLKTKSNRELSSYVNHLESIHHKKDTPVKFDLESLKDDIGQGMYFDSSIPQGYGVGSSGALVATIYDKYALEKITILENLNQTKLQKLKKIFAEMEAFFHGKSSGLDPLNSYLSLPILIKSKNNIEPAGIPSQTKVGKGAVFLLDTGKVGQTAPMVNIFMENMKQEGFRKMLKDKFIKHTDASVDSFLKGDINALFSNVKSLSKIVLENFKPMIPKHFHSLWEKGIETNAYYLKLCGSGGGGYMLGFTEDIEKAKKTLKDYKVEVVYNF, from the coding sequence ATGAAAGGTCCTTTATTTTATTCAAAAATTTTATTATTTGGTGAATATGGAATCATTAAAGACTCTAGAGGCTTATCCATTCCATACAATTTTTACAAAGGTGCTTTAAAAATCGATGATTTAGATTCTGATCTTAAAACAAAATCTAACCGAGAATTATCATCTTATGTCAATCATTTAGAAAGTATTCATCATAAAAAAGATACGCCTGTAAAATTTGATTTAGAAAGTTTGAAAGACGATATCGGACAAGGCATGTATTTTGACAGTAGTATTCCACAGGGTTATGGCGTTGGGAGTAGTGGCGCTTTAGTCGCGACTATTTATGATAAATACGCTTTAGAAAAAATAACCATTTTAGAAAACCTTAACCAAACTAAACTTCAAAAACTCAAAAAGATTTTTGCTGAAATGGAAGCCTTTTTTCATGGTAAATCTTCTGGCTTAGATCCTTTAAATAGTTACTTGAGTTTACCTATTCTTATCAAATCTAAAAATAATATTGAACCTGCTGGCATTCCATCTCAAACCAAAGTTGGCAAAGGTGCCGTATTTCTACTTGATACGGGCAAAGTAGGTCAAACTGCACCGATGGTTAATATTTTTATGGAAAACATGAAGCAAGAAGGCTTCAGGAAAATGTTGAAAGATAAATTTATAAAGCACACTGATGCTTCTGTAGATAGTTTTCTGAAAGGCGATATCAATGCATTGTTTTCTAACGTAAAATCACTTTCAAAAATTGTTTTAGAAAATTTTAAACCTATGATCCCTAAACATTTTCATAGCTTATGGGAAAAAGGCATAGAGACCAATGCTTACTATCTCAAACTTTGCGGTTCTGGTGGCGGTGGCTATATGCTTGGTTTCACTGAAGATATTGAAAAAGCTAAAAAAACTTTAAAAGATTATAAAGTTGAGGTAGTTTACAACTTTTAA
- a CDS encoding 4'-phosphopantetheinyl transferase superfamily protein, whose amino-acid sequence MPVYKTITIDETSKLQIWKVEETLEELSKGIELSAYCQRRFDAMKSDIHRRAFISIRHLLKNFGYTDFDLDYDDNGKPHLKDGKHISISHSYQFTTVIVSDRKVGVDIEKQREKIKRIAPKFTPIEEYRSLGQRDLIKKLTIVWGAKEALYKLFGKQGLLFLHDIYVVDFDFKTSTTDAEVTYHGLKKHYHLNFFEIEDFICVYAIEPKTKNI is encoded by the coding sequence ATGCCCGTTTACAAAACAATAACAATAGATGAAACTTCAAAACTTCAAATCTGGAAAGTTGAAGAAACTTTAGAAGAACTCTCAAAAGGTATTGAACTTTCAGCCTATTGTCAGCGACGTTTTGATGCCATGAAATCTGATATACACAGACGGGCATTTATTAGCATCAGGCATTTGCTCAAAAATTTTGGATATACTGATTTTGATCTGGACTATGACGACAATGGCAAACCTCATCTCAAAGATGGCAAACATATTTCAATTTCTCATTCATACCAATTTACGACGGTCATCGTGAGTGATAGGAAAGTTGGCGTTGATATAGAAAAGCAACGCGAAAAAATAAAACGTATAGCTCCAAAATTCACACCAATAGAAGAATACCGTTCATTAGGTCAGCGAGATTTAATAAAAAAACTAACCATAGTTTGGGGTGCAAAAGAAGCTTTGTATAAATTGTTTGGAAAGCAAGGATTGTTGTTTCTGCACGATATTTATGTAGTCGATTTTGATTTTAAAACGTCAACAACTGATGCTGAAGTGACATATCACGGTTTAAAAAAACATTACCACTTAAATTTTTTTGAAATTGAAGATTTTATATGCGTTTATGCTATTGAGCCTAAGACAAAAAACATTTAA